A region of Maniola jurtina chromosome 7, ilManJurt1.1, whole genome shotgun sequence DNA encodes the following proteins:
- the LOC123867180 gene encoding uncharacterized protein LOC123867180 isoform X2, giving the protein MLSVVVAAFACLCLARASPPETHGLRNYVLNTYTSKDLVKILASIDERLHVLDTISAVQVKQARRLDVIQDKLDRMETTLSLRLERAQLAAERLEHRIHMLQTSVQATVKESSDKIEKTQTKIEEIAQNLTNHINTHTHLLQKVSGAYADTWRRGLLLESMVRDGMSLVNVTRRELANGLRALARGQREVRLTSADLEATFTKRLRENSYKVDMKMKEVLETQKRFVDSCQRVQLDDPTHVADVLDKLIDSLINKTASTFRELQTIQVTLKNHDNKVMKLLSNRPTQTDVSCKRLENVFRNSSQTAFNEKELQQLTEKFIGLTNRADAALQRMESRLRDDSEEPVPASDVTAAADQLLLKLNGIKSEMSTEDDDLEDREEASFFYNMNDFMEEDQEILSNASDRTKHTTTESTPVKPHRRHLHKHPYDRGPL; this is encoded by the exons ATGTTAAGTGTGGTCGTGGCGGCATTCGCGTGCCTCTGCCTGGCGCGCGCTTCGCCGCCTGAAACGCACGGACTTCGTAACTACGTTCTCAACACTTATACttctaag GATTTAGTGAAAATATTAGCAAGCATCGACGAGCGATTACACGTGTTAGATACCATAAGCGCAGTACAGGTGAAGCAGGCACGACGCCTAGACGTCATACAGGATAAGCTAG ATCGCATGGAAACTACGCTGTCGCTGAGACTAGAAAGAGCACAGTTGGCGGCTGAAAGATTAGAACATAGAATTCACATGCTTCAAACAAGTGTGCAG gCCACAGTAAAGGAAAGCAGCGATAAAATAGAGAAAACACAAACAAAAATTGAAGAGATAGCACAAAATTTGACTAATCACAtcaacacacatacacatttgCTGCAAAAG gtAAGTGGGGCTTACGCAGACACGTGGCGTCGAGGCCTTTTATTGGAGTCAATGGTGCGAGACGGAATGTCGTTGGTGAACGTGACGCGGCGGGAACTCGCCAACGGACTGAGGGCACTGGCGAGGGGACAGCGAGAAGTGCGTCTCACATCAGCAGACTTGGAAGCAACGTTTACTAAACGTCTTCGCGAAAATTCCTACAAAGTTGATATGAAG ATGAAGGAAGTGTTGGAAACGCAGAAGCGTTTCGTCGATTCCTGCCAACGAGTGCAACTCGACGATCCGACTCACGTGGCGGATGTGCTGGACAAATTAATCGATTCGCTTATAAACAA AACGGCATCCACTTTTCGTGAGCTGCAAACTATTCAAGTCACTTTGAAGAACCATGATAACAAAGTTATGAAATTACTAAGCAATCGTCCAACACAG ACTGATGTTTCGTGTAAACGTCTCGAAAATGTGTTCCGTAATTCATCGCAAACTGCTTTCAACGAAAAAGAGCTGCAGCAGCTGACGGAAAAGTTCATAGGATTAACCAATAGAGCCGACGCGGCGCTGCAACGTATGGAATCGCGACTGCGCGACGACTCGGAGGAGCCAGTGCCGGCCTCCGACGTGACCGCCGCCGCCGATCAACTGCTACTCAAGCTCAATGGAATCAA AAGTGAAATGAGCACAGAAGATGATGACTTAGAAGATAGGGAAGAAGCCAGTTTCTTTTACAATATGAACGATTTCATGGAGGAAGACCAGGAAATCTTGAGCAATGCTTCAGACAGAACCAAACACACAACCACTGAGAGCACGCCCGTCAAACCACATCGAAGACATCTGCACAAACATCCTTATGACCGTGGTCCATtgtaa
- the LOC123867180 gene encoding uncharacterized protein LOC123867180 isoform X1, with amino-acid sequence MLSVVVAAFACLCLARASPPETHGLRNYVLNTYTSKDLVKILASIDERLHVLDTISAVQVKQARRLDVIQDKLDRMETTLSLRLERAQLAAERLEHRIHMLQTSVQATVKESSDKIEKTQTKIEEIAQNLTNHINTHTHLLQKVSGAYADTWRRGLLLESMVRDGMSLVNVTRRELANGLRALARGQREVRLTSADLEATFTKRLRENSYKVDMKMKEVLETQKRFVDSCQRVQLDDPTHVADVLDKLIDSLINKTASTFRELQTIQVTLKNHDNKVMKLLSNRPTQQTDVSCKRLENVFRNSSQTAFNEKELQQLTEKFIGLTNRADAALQRMESRLRDDSEEPVPASDVTAAADQLLLKLNGIKSEMSTEDDDLEDREEASFFYNMNDFMEEDQEILSNASDRTKHTTTESTPVKPHRRHLHKHPYDRGPL; translated from the exons ATGTTAAGTGTGGTCGTGGCGGCATTCGCGTGCCTCTGCCTGGCGCGCGCTTCGCCGCCTGAAACGCACGGACTTCGTAACTACGTTCTCAACACTTATACttctaag GATTTAGTGAAAATATTAGCAAGCATCGACGAGCGATTACACGTGTTAGATACCATAAGCGCAGTACAGGTGAAGCAGGCACGACGCCTAGACGTCATACAGGATAAGCTAG ATCGCATGGAAACTACGCTGTCGCTGAGACTAGAAAGAGCACAGTTGGCGGCTGAAAGATTAGAACATAGAATTCACATGCTTCAAACAAGTGTGCAG gCCACAGTAAAGGAAAGCAGCGATAAAATAGAGAAAACACAAACAAAAATTGAAGAGATAGCACAAAATTTGACTAATCACAtcaacacacatacacatttgCTGCAAAAG gtAAGTGGGGCTTACGCAGACACGTGGCGTCGAGGCCTTTTATTGGAGTCAATGGTGCGAGACGGAATGTCGTTGGTGAACGTGACGCGGCGGGAACTCGCCAACGGACTGAGGGCACTGGCGAGGGGACAGCGAGAAGTGCGTCTCACATCAGCAGACTTGGAAGCAACGTTTACTAAACGTCTTCGCGAAAATTCCTACAAAGTTGATATGAAG ATGAAGGAAGTGTTGGAAACGCAGAAGCGTTTCGTCGATTCCTGCCAACGAGTGCAACTCGACGATCCGACTCACGTGGCGGATGTGCTGGACAAATTAATCGATTCGCTTATAAACAA AACGGCATCCACTTTTCGTGAGCTGCAAACTATTCAAGTCACTTTGAAGAACCATGATAACAAAGTTATGAAATTACTAAGCAATCGTCCAACACAG CAGACTGATGTTTCGTGTAAACGTCTCGAAAATGTGTTCCGTAATTCATCGCAAACTGCTTTCAACGAAAAAGAGCTGCAGCAGCTGACGGAAAAGTTCATAGGATTAACCAATAGAGCCGACGCGGCGCTGCAACGTATGGAATCGCGACTGCGCGACGACTCGGAGGAGCCAGTGCCGGCCTCCGACGTGACCGCCGCCGCCGATCAACTGCTACTCAAGCTCAATGGAATCAA AAGTGAAATGAGCACAGAAGATGATGACTTAGAAGATAGGGAAGAAGCCAGTTTCTTTTACAATATGAACGATTTCATGGAGGAAGACCAGGAAATCTTGAGCAATGCTTCAGACAGAACCAAACACACAACCACTGAGAGCACGCCCGTCAAACCACATCGAAGACATCTGCACAAACATCCTTATGACCGTGGTCCATtgtaa